The proteins below come from a single Roseiflexus sp. RS-1 genomic window:
- a CDS encoding WD40 repeat domain-containing protein, translated as MNEKPERQERTQRQTILGLAAGLLIASWLAVAFWSQRNDALSQHEAALAVQATAQAEAEAQRNTAVREASMRATAQAEAAVQRTLAQALQMVATGQLVFDRIPQGPLIGTLLGVEALQRGGPLLEANQFIRRGLKLLPIEVARMTHDDNVTDVALSPDGRLVVSGSRVWETVTGREVARLTHAPYDAAFSPDGRYVVSGSWDTTARVWEADTGREVARMTHDGEVLAVAFSPDGQYVVSGSGDGTARVWWWRPEDLIAEACRRLPRNLTREEWRQYVGPEAPYHATCPGKP; from the coding sequence ATGAACGAGAAACCCGAGCGACAGGAGCGGACACAACGGCAGACCATTCTTGGTTTGGCGGCTGGCTTGCTGATCGCCTCGTGGCTGGCCGTTGCCTTCTGGAGCCAGCGCAACGACGCTCTCAGTCAGCACGAGGCGGCGCTGGCAGTGCAGGCCACAGCGCAGGCTGAGGCAGAAGCACAGCGCAACACAGCAGTACGGGAAGCCAGTATGCGTGCCACGGCGCAAGCCGAGGCAGCAGTGCAGCGCACCCTGGCGCAGGCGCTGCAGATGGTGGCAACTGGACAACTGGTGTTTGATCGCATCCCGCAGGGTCCACTCATCGGCACGCTGCTAGGGGTGGAAGCCTTGCAGCGCGGCGGTCCATTGCTCGAAGCCAACCAGTTCATACGTCGCGGGTTAAAGCTGTTGCCCATCGAAGTGGCCCGCATGACCCACGATGACAATGTGACCGACGTTGCGCTCAGCCCCGACGGGCGGTTGGTGGTCAGCGGGAGTCGGGTGTGGGAGACGGTGACCGGGCGCGAAGTCGCCCGACTGACCCACGCTCCGTACGATGCTGCGTTCAGCCCCGACGGGCGCTACGTGGTCAGCGGAAGTTGGGATACCACGGCGCGGGTCTGGGAGGCGGACACCGGGCGCGAAGTCGCCCGCATGACCCACGACGGCGAGGTGCTCGCCGTCGCGTTCAGCCCCGACGGGCAGTACGTGGTCAGCGGGAGTGGGGATGGCACGGCGCGGGTCTGGTGGTGGCGCCCGGAGGACCTGATCGCTGAAGCCTGTCGCCGCCTGCCGCGCAACCTGACGCGGGAGGAATGGCGGCAGTATGTGGGTCCTGAGGCGCCGTACCATGCCACCTGCCCCGGCAAGCCGTAG
- a CDS encoding BMP family ABC transporter substrate-binding protein: MRKSLSFITLLLVAALIAACGGQQAGPQPTAAPAATTAPAQPTEADCPKPEVLCVGLVTDVGEIDDKSFNQSAWEGVKRAERELGAIVNYVETKDAKDYDANIALFTEKGYDVIVTVGFALGEATAKAAAENPNVKFIGVDQFQATEIPNVAGLIFAEDKAGFLAGVLAAEMSKSNKIAAVLGTNLVPPVVAFKEGYENGAKYVKPDIQVISTYHPGGLDTAFTDPKWGADQAKLAIDQGADVIFGAGGKTGNGALIETAANKGVYCIGVDTDQWETVPEARPCLISSAMKLITPGVFDLISKAKEGNFPSGNYVGEVGLAPFHDFDAQIPAEVKAKIAEIDKGLRDGSISTGYKP; the protein is encoded by the coding sequence ATGCGCAAGTCACTCTCGTTCATCACGTTGCTGCTCGTTGCGGCGCTGATTGCCGCGTGTGGCGGGCAGCAAGCCGGACCGCAACCGACCGCCGCTCCAGCAGCGACCACCGCCCCGGCTCAACCCACCGAAGCAGATTGCCCCAAACCAGAAGTGCTGTGCGTCGGTCTGGTCACCGACGTCGGCGAAATTGACGACAAAAGCTTTAACCAGTCGGCGTGGGAAGGCGTCAAGCGCGCTGAGCGCGAACTTGGCGCGATCGTCAACTATGTCGAGACGAAGGACGCCAAGGATTACGATGCCAACATCGCGCTGTTCACCGAAAAAGGGTACGATGTCATCGTCACTGTCGGCTTTGCGCTCGGTGAGGCGACCGCCAAAGCCGCTGCGGAAAATCCGAATGTGAAGTTCATCGGCGTCGATCAGTTTCAGGCAACGGAAATCCCCAACGTCGCCGGTCTGATCTTTGCGGAAGACAAGGCGGGCTTCCTTGCTGGCGTCCTTGCAGCCGAGATGTCGAAGAGCAACAAGATTGCCGCCGTACTTGGCACGAACCTGGTTCCGCCGGTTGTCGCCTTCAAGGAAGGGTACGAGAACGGCGCGAAGTATGTCAAGCCCGACATCCAGGTGATTTCAACCTACCATCCGGGCGGTCTCGATACGGCGTTCACCGATCCGAAGTGGGGCGCCGATCAGGCGAAACTGGCGATTGACCAGGGCGCCGATGTGATCTTTGGTGCAGGCGGGAAGACCGGCAACGGCGCGCTGATCGAGACGGCGGCGAATAAGGGCGTGTACTGCATCGGCGTGGATACCGATCAGTGGGAGACGGTTCCCGAAGCGCGCCCATGCCTGATTTCGAGCGCCATGAAACTGATCACACCGGGCGTTTTTGATCTGATCTCGAAGGCGAAGGAAGGGAACTTCCCGTCAGGCAACTATGTCGGTGAAGTCGGACTGGCGCCGTTCCACGACTTCGATGCGCAGATTCCGGCTGAGGTGAAGGCGAAGATCGCCGAGATCGACAAGGGTCTGCGTGACGGCTCAATTTCGACCGGCTATAAGCCGTGA